Within the Drosophila miranda strain MSH22 chromosome Y unlocalized genomic scaffold, D.miranda_PacBio2.1 Contig_Y2_pilon, whole genome shotgun sequence genome, the region ttagagtgtaaaatctcaaccagatcgtataattattatagccagaatcaagaaaacaatttcattctttctcgctctgtctctctctaacacacaggtttcagggtcggctttgccaattgcaaaatatgagttcaaggatctcagaacctataagagccagagcaaccaaatttggtatccacactcctgtgatatcggaccttgaccgtttcgtgtccaaatttcgccacacccccttccgcccccgcaaaggacgaaaatctggggcatccacaaatctcagagactattaaggctagagtaaccaaatttggtatccgtacttctgttagatctcactataaaacgtatatctcagaatttcgccccacccccttccaaAAAATATTACTTCTTTTAATTTCTGGGAAAGGGTTCGATTATTGTATCGTGTATTTTTCACGCACGACTATTAACGGAAATGTCGATCCAAAACCTAAACACTCGCGATCCCCTTGCGGATGCCTCAAAGGGCAACGACGACGATGTCCAGGATGGACTCATCCACATCCGCATCCAGCAGCGCACTGGTCGCAAAACTTTGACCACTGTCCAGGGTCTGTCGCAGGAGTACGACCTCAAGAAAATCGTGCGGAGCTGCAAGAAGGAGTTTGCCTGCAACGGCACTATCCTCGAGCACCAGGAGTACGGGGAGGTGATACAGCTCCAAGGCGATCAACGGGAGAACATTTGCCAGTGGCTGACTAAGATCGGATTGGCCAAGGTCAATCAACTGAAGTTCCATGGATTTTAAGGGCGGAGCGGATGGGATGGGATAATTACAAGTTTTAGTCTCCAACAGTTCAACAATCAGTCTGCCATCTAAATGAGATTCTACAATCAAGGACTCTACAAAAGTACACCAATCTACAATCTACACCTTCAATCAATCTACAATAGAAGAGAAGAGGCTGTGTTaggcagaaacagaaaaacggcAGGAGGAATAGATCACATCACATACGAGATGCTGAGTGCTCTTAACACTAGTATAAAGACAGAACTTGTACATTTTTACA harbors:
- the LOC117193375 gene encoding eukaryotic translation initiation factor eIF1-like, giving the protein MSIQNLNTRDPLADASKGNDDDVQDGLIHIRIQQRTGRKTLTTVQGLSQEYDLKKIVRSCKKEFACNGTILEHQEYGEVIQLQGDQRENICQWLTKIGLAKVNQLKFHGF